The following are encoded together in the Pseudanabaena sp. FACHB-2040 genome:
- a CDS encoding HAMP domain-containing sensor histidine kinase, producing the protein MAAAALVAGLTLGGLAGWWLGQRRKTADASLSSAPVATAQATSEESDTALAYQRALALAQYQAGFLASTSHELRSPINQIISLHQLILEDLCDGPEEERLFLGQAQEAITKVLKNLDLLISISKLEVGRTIPELQPFSIAAIFSKVEKWVAMQAANRGCRLKIIDPDDALYGYGDPQWLQQGLVLLVESAIAAECGQIFLEAYPADAKTLTLVLKHDGSPNTWQATSEPSAESSQPAPAEVLQGLSPAFRQRLANQILARMGGEVTLSPVSSNGSELPQENENYTCFYISLPSISLADYADSEIP; encoded by the coding sequence ATGGCAGCAGCAGCGCTCGTAGCCGGACTAACACTAGGTGGATTAGCCGGATGGTGGCTGGGCCAGCGCCGAAAAACCGCTGACGCCTCGCTGTCTTCAGCCCCAGTGGCCACCGCTCAAGCAACGTCTGAAGAGTCAGATACCGCGCTAGCCTACCAGCGAGCGCTGGCCTTGGCTCAATACCAGGCCGGCTTTTTGGCCAGCACCTCCCATGAGTTGAGATCGCCCATCAACCAGATCATCAGCCTGCATCAGCTGATTTTAGAAGACCTGTGTGATGGCCCTGAGGAGGAACGGCTTTTCCTAGGCCAGGCCCAAGAAGCTATCACTAAAGTCTTGAAAAACCTAGACCTCCTGATCTCAATCTCTAAGCTAGAAGTCGGTCGAACCATTCCTGAACTGCAGCCGTTTTCTATAGCCGCCATTTTTTCTAAAGTGGAAAAATGGGTTGCAATGCAGGCCGCTAACCGTGGCTGCCGTCTAAAGATTATTGATCCTGACGACGCTCTTTATGGCTACGGCGATCCTCAGTGGCTGCAGCAGGGGCTGGTGCTGCTGGTGGAGAGTGCGATCGCAGCCGAATGCGGCCAAATTTTCCTTGAGGCTTATCCAGCAGATGCTAAAACGCTCACCCTTGTCCTTAAACACGACGGTTCCCCCAACACCTGGCAGGCTACCTCCGAGCCCTCTGCAGAATCGAGCCAGCCAGCCCCAGCTGAGGTGCTACAAGGACTTTCTCCGGCATTTCGCCAGCGGTTAGCAAACCAGATTTTAGCCAGGATGGGAGGCGAGGTGACCCTCTCTCCAGTTTCTTCAAATGGGTCGGAACTGCCCCAGGAGAACGAAAACTACACCTGTTTTTACATCTCTTTGCCCAGTATTTCTCTAGCGGATTACGCCGACTCCGAAATTCCTTGA
- a CDS encoding metal-dependent phosphohydrolase translates to MELAESVLDAIANSDAPYHNLEHTQQVLTVGQLLIQGQHLYSRAVNPSDWLNVMVALLCHDIGYLRGVCQGDDCANGRYSSGKPGQFADLSTGKTDACLAPYHVDRGQQFIATTLHNHPLIDLESVLTYIELTRFPVPEGELYQDTMGFPGLCRAADLIGQLSDPCYLKKLPALYCEFEETGMNQTLGYRSAADLRASYPHFYWSVVFPYVRGSLRYLAATPAGRQTIARLYTNVYLVELEQRPDEMPTEIKRFQPDLFESSPGSSSLIFAVDLFRQSLIRC, encoded by the coding sequence ATGGAACTGGCTGAGAGCGTGCTAGATGCGATCGCAAATTCCGATGCGCCCTACCACAACCTTGAACACACTCAGCAGGTGCTAACCGTAGGCCAATTGCTAATCCAGGGCCAGCACCTTTACAGCAGAGCCGTCAACCCTAGTGACTGGCTGAACGTGATGGTAGCCCTGCTGTGCCATGACATCGGCTATCTGCGCGGCGTTTGCCAAGGCGACGACTGCGCTAATGGCCGCTACAGCAGTGGGAAACCCGGTCAGTTCGCTGACCTGTCAACGGGCAAAACCGATGCCTGCTTGGCCCCCTACCACGTTGATCGGGGTCAGCAGTTTATCGCCACAACACTGCACAACCACCCCCTAATAGATTTAGAGAGCGTATTGACCTACATTGAGCTGACTCGCTTTCCGGTTCCTGAAGGCGAGCTGTACCAAGACACAATGGGCTTTCCTGGCCTGTGTCGGGCGGCTGATTTAATCGGCCAATTGAGCGACCCGTGCTATCTAAAAAAGCTGCCAGCCCTTTACTGTGAATTTGAGGAAACGGGGATGAACCAAACCCTGGGCTACCGATCAGCAGCAGATCTGCGGGCCAGCTACCCCCACTTTTACTGGAGCGTGGTTTTTCCCTACGTTCGTGGCAGCCTACGCTACCTGGCAGCCACGCCTGCCGGACGGCAAACGATTGCTCGTCTCTATACCAATGTCTACCTAGTAGAGCTAGAACAGCGCCCAGACGAAATGCCCACCGAAATCAAGCGGTTTCAGCCTGACCTCTTTGAAAGCTCTCCGGGTTCGTCTAGCTTGATCTTTGCTGTTGACCTATTCAGGCAAAGCCTTATAAGGTGCTAA
- a CDS encoding IctB family putative bicarbonate transporter, which yields MLNAFWNQITLTPFDLSSWRQVSLVHQLLAPLRQWRQGSWLLPWGDWIGLGLLMALFGLAPYVSTALIGILMMAAGALWVLLTLTDEAGEGLTPIHLMVILFWGVMALATAISPVKAAALQGLVKLTLNLLVFLLMARVLRRSQARNWLVLALLLTSLPVAGYGLRQYFFGAAALATWVDPLSASATATRVYSYLGNPNLLGGYLIPAVGLSAMAVFAWPRWLPKLLALLLVGVNTICLVLTLSRGAWIGFLVGGFILLALVVHFWSIRFTPFWRRWAMPLLLGSAAAVTVLGVLAVDPLRARVLSMFAGRQDSSNNFRINVWAAVIEMIKDRPILGIGPGNDAFNAVYPLYQRPRYTALSAYSIFLETAVEAGLVGLAVLIWLLVVTFSQGWVQLQRLRLTQDNQAYWLMGAIASQAGMLCHGLVDTIWYRPQVSTLWWLMMAIVASYYVTAAAPADE from the coding sequence ATGCTAAATGCTTTCTGGAACCAGATCACCCTTACTCCCTTTGACCTAAGCTCCTGGCGACAGGTCAGCTTGGTGCACCAGCTGCTGGCTCCGCTGCGGCAATGGCGGCAGGGAAGCTGGCTGCTGCCGTGGGGCGACTGGATTGGGCTAGGGCTGCTGATGGCGCTTTTTGGGCTGGCCCCCTATGTCTCAACGGCCCTCATTGGCATACTGATGATGGCGGCAGGTGCCCTCTGGGTGCTGTTGACCCTGACCGACGAGGCGGGGGAGGGGCTAACGCCCATTCACCTGATGGTCATTCTCTTTTGGGGCGTCATGGCGCTGGCAACAGCGATCTCTCCGGTCAAGGCTGCTGCGCTGCAGGGGCTGGTTAAGCTCACCTTAAATCTGCTGGTGTTTTTGCTGATGGCCCGCGTGCTGCGCCGCTCCCAAGCTCGCAACTGGCTGGTGCTGGCGCTGTTGCTGACCTCTCTACCCGTGGCCGGGTACGGCCTGCGGCAGTACTTTTTTGGCGCAGCTGCTCTAGCGACCTGGGTAGACCCCTTGTCGGCCTCGGCCACGGCTACCCGCGTCTATAGCTACCTGGGCAACCCTAACCTGTTGGGAGGCTATCTCATTCCAGCGGTGGGCCTGAGCGCAATGGCTGTTTTTGCTTGGCCCCGCTGGCTACCCAAACTGCTGGCCCTGCTGCTGGTTGGGGTCAACACCATCTGTCTGGTGCTCACCCTAAGCCGAGGAGCCTGGATTGGTTTTCTGGTTGGCGGCTTTATTTTGTTAGCTCTGGTAGTGCATTTCTGGAGCATTCGCTTTACACCTTTCTGGCGACGCTGGGCAATGCCGCTGCTGCTGGGCAGTGCTGCTGCGGTAACGGTCTTAGGCGTGTTGGCGGTTGACCCTCTGCGGGCTCGTGTACTGAGCATGTTTGCCGGACGGCAAGACAGCAGCAACAACTTCCGGATTAACGTCTGGGCCGCTGTTATCGAAATGATTAAGGATCGACCCATCTTGGGCATTGGTCCCGGCAACGATGCCTTCAACGCTGTTTATCCGCTCTACCAACGACCCCGCTACACAGCTTTGAGTGCCTACTCTATTTTTCTAGAGACTGCGGTGGAGGCTGGGCTGGTGGGGCTAGCCGTCTTAATCTGGCTCTTGGTCGTAACTTTTAGCCAGGGCTGGGTGCAGCTGCAGCGCCTGCGGCTCACCCAGGACAATCAGGCTTATTGGCTGATGGGTGCGATCGCAAGTCAGGCCGGTATGCTCTGTCACGGGCTGGTCGATACCATCTGGTACCGGCCCCAAGTCAGCACCCTCTGGTGGCTGATGATGGCTATTGTTGCCAGCTACTACGTAACCGCTGCTGCACCTGCTGATGAGTAG